One window of Caloenas nicobarica isolate bCalNic1 chromosome 7, bCalNic1.hap1, whole genome shotgun sequence genomic DNA carries:
- the RPS24 gene encoding small ribosomal subunit protein eS24 isoform X1, with protein sequence MNDTVTIRTRKFMTNRLLQRKQMVIDVLHPGKATVPKTEIREKLAKMYKTTPDVIFVFGFRTHFGGGKTTGFGMIYDSLDYAKKNEPKHRLARHGLYEKKKTSRKQRKERKNRMKKVRGTAKANVGAGKKK encoded by the exons atG AATGACACAGTGACCATCAGAACTAGGAAGTTCATGACAAACAGACTGCTTCAGCGCAAGCAGATG GTGATTGATGTTCTTCATCCTGGGAAGGCCACAGTCCCCAAAACAGAAATCAGGGAAAAGCTGGCAAAAATGTACAAGACAACCCCTGATGTAATTTTCGTCTTTGGCTTCAGAACTCATTTTGGTGGTGGCAAGACAACAGGTTTTGGCATGATCTACGATTCTCTGGactatgcaaagaaaaatgaaccaAAGCACAGGCTTGCCAGG CATGGCTTGTATGAAAAGAAGAAGACTTCCAGGAAGCAGCGAAAGGAGCGTAAGAACAGAATGAAGAAAGTCAGGGGCACAGCCAAGGCAAATGTTGGTGCTGGCAAAAAG AAATGA
- the RPS24 gene encoding small ribosomal subunit protein eS24 isoform X4, translating to MNDTVTIRTRKFMTNRLLQRKQMVIDVLHPGKATVPKTEIREKLAKMYKTTPDVIFVFGFRTHFGGGKTTGFGMIYDSLDYAKKNEPKHRLARHGLYEKKKTSRKQRKERKNRMKKVRGTAKANVGAGKK from the exons atG AATGACACAGTGACCATCAGAACTAGGAAGTTCATGACAAACAGACTGCTTCAGCGCAAGCAGATG GTGATTGATGTTCTTCATCCTGGGAAGGCCACAGTCCCCAAAACAGAAATCAGGGAAAAGCTGGCAAAAATGTACAAGACAACCCCTGATGTAATTTTCGTCTTTGGCTTCAGAACTCATTTTGGTGGTGGCAAGACAACAGGTTTTGGCATGATCTACGATTCTCTGGactatgcaaagaaaaatgaaccaAAGCACAGGCTTGCCAGG CATGGCTTGTATGAAAAGAAGAAGACTTCCAGGAAGCAGCGAAAGGAGCGTAAGAACAGAATGAAGAAAGTCAGGGGCACAGCCAAGGCAAATGTTGGTGCTGGCAAAAAG
- the RPS24 gene encoding small ribosomal subunit protein eS24 isoform X2: MNDTVTIRTRKFMTNRLLQRKQMVIDVLHPGKATVPKTEIREKLAKMYKTTPDVIFVFGFRTHFGGGKTTGFGMIYDSLDYAKKNEPKHRLARHGLYEKKKTSRKQRKERKNRMKKVRGTAKANVGAGKK; encoded by the exons atG AATGACACAGTGACCATCAGAACTAGGAAGTTCATGACAAACAGACTGCTTCAGCGCAAGCAGATG GTGATTGATGTTCTTCATCCTGGGAAGGCCACAGTCCCCAAAACAGAAATCAGGGAAAAGCTGGCAAAAATGTACAAGACAACCCCTGATGTAATTTTCGTCTTTGGCTTCAGAACTCATTTTGGTGGTGGCAAGACAACAGGTTTTGGCATGATCTACGATTCTCTGGactatgcaaagaaaaatgaaccaAAGCACAGGCTTGCCAGG CATGGCTTGTATGAAAAGAAGAAGACTTCCAGGAAGCAGCGAAAGGAGCGTAAGAACAGAATGAAGAAAGTCAGGGGCACAGCCAAGGCAAATGTTGGTGCTGGCAAAAAG taa